A single window of Algiphilus sp. DNA harbors:
- the truA gene encoding tRNA pseudouridine(38-40) synthase TruA, translating to MRWAAGIEYAGTAYRGWQKLSHIDSVQARVEDALGRVANHPLRVMASGRTDGGVHAAMQVIHFDSPAERDERAWCMGANSHLPGDIAVRWARLVDDGFHARHAATWRAYRYVFLCAGARSALWRDRCAWSPHELDAERMHEAAQVLVGEHDFSAFRAAECQSPTPMRRLDAIAVHRRGSFVCIDVGGNAFLHHMVRNIAGSLSAVGRGAAEPAWIGTLLAGRDRRAAAATAPAAGLYLLGARYPEAYDIPSPVDPVFP from the coding sequence ATGCGCTGGGCGGCCGGGATCGAGTACGCCGGCACCGCCTATCGCGGCTGGCAGAAGCTGTCGCATATCGACAGCGTGCAGGCCCGTGTCGAGGACGCGCTCGGCCGGGTCGCGAACCACCCGCTGCGAGTCATGGCCTCGGGCCGCACCGATGGCGGCGTGCACGCGGCGATGCAGGTGATCCACTTCGACAGCCCGGCCGAACGCGACGAGCGCGCCTGGTGCATGGGCGCCAACAGCCACCTGCCGGGCGATATCGCTGTGCGCTGGGCGCGGCTGGTGGACGACGGCTTCCACGCGCGCCATGCCGCGACATGGCGGGCCTACCGCTACGTCTTCCTGTGCGCCGGCGCACGCAGCGCGCTGTGGCGCGATCGCTGCGCGTGGTCGCCGCACGAGCTGGATGCGGAGCGCATGCACGAGGCGGCGCAGGTCCTTGTCGGCGAGCACGATTTCTCGGCCTTCCGGGCCGCGGAGTGCCAGTCGCCGACGCCGATGCGCCGGCTCGACGCCATCGCCGTGCATCGCCGGGGCAGCTTCGTCTGCATCGATGTCGGCGGCAACGCCTTCCTGCATCACATGGTGCGCAACATCGCCGGTTCGCTGTCGGCGGTCGGGCGGGGCGCGGCCGAGCCGGCCTGGATCGGGACGCTCCTGGCCGGACGCGACCGGCGCGCAGCGGCGGCGACGGCGCCGGCGGCCGGCCTCTATCTGCTGGGCGCGCGCTACCCGGAGGCGTACGACATTCCCTCTCCGGTCGATCCGGTGTTCCCCTGA
- the trpA gene encoding tryptophan synthase subunit alpha: MSRIATAFERLRAAGRKALVPYITAGDPHPSHTVDYLHALVRGGADVLELGVPFSDPMADGPVIQLACERALRHGTSLRDVLDMVRRFRADDPDTPVVLMGYLNPIERFGAAAFAAAAAEAGVDAVLIVDLSVEEAPDLAPVLREHGLDCIFLLAPTSSAARMDAIGALGSGYVYYVSLKGVTGSDRLDPEDVATHVAAIREHVSLPVAVGFGVRDAASAQAVGRNADGVVVGSALVQRIADLEATPDRAGGELETTARALREALDALA; the protein is encoded by the coding sequence ATGAGCCGCATCGCAACCGCCTTCGAGCGCCTGCGGGCGGCGGGCCGCAAGGCTCTGGTGCCGTACATCACGGCGGGCGATCCGCATCCGTCGCACACCGTCGACTATCTGCACGCGCTGGTGCGGGGCGGCGCCGACGTGCTGGAGCTGGGCGTGCCGTTCTCCGATCCGATGGCGGACGGACCGGTGATCCAGCTGGCGTGCGAGCGTGCGCTGCGCCACGGTACCAGCCTGCGCGACGTGCTCGACATGGTGCGCCGGTTCCGCGCCGACGACCCCGACACGCCGGTCGTGCTGATGGGCTATCTCAACCCCATCGAGCGCTTCGGCGCCGCGGCCTTCGCCGCGGCCGCCGCCGAGGCCGGCGTCGATGCCGTGCTGATCGTCGACCTCTCGGTGGAGGAGGCGCCCGATCTCGCGCCGGTGCTCCGCGAGCACGGGCTCGACTGCATCTTCCTGCTGGCGCCGACCAGCAGTGCCGCCCGCATGGACGCGATCGGCGCCCTGGGCTCGGGCTACGTCTACTACGTCTCGCTCAAGGGTGTCACCGGCTCCGATCGACTCGATCCCGAGGATGTCGCCACCCACGTCGCCGCGATCCGCGAGCACGTCTCGCTGCCGGTGGCGGTGGGCTTCGGCGTCCGCGACGCCGCCAGCGCCCAGGCGGTCGGGCGCAACGCCGACGGCGTCGTGGTGGGCAGCGCCCTGGTGCAGCGCATCGCCGATCTCGAAGCCACGCCCGATCGCGCGGGCGGCGAGCTCGAAACCACCGCCCGCGCGTTGCGCGAGGCGCTCGATGCGCTAGCATGA
- a CDS encoding CvpA family protein, which produces MNWVDYCVIAIVLVSALVGLLRGFVREALNLASWVLAVVAAILFAPTLDAMLVDTIGLDPARMIIAYLAVFIVALIIGSVATHFIANAVRGSPFSGPDRALGGLFGGARGVLMVVIAVAVGGMTVIERESWWQDSALVPQFEPLAEWTRAQLPSEWVRDIAPDPEPEPEAASTAE; this is translated from the coding sequence ATGAACTGGGTTGACTACTGCGTGATCGCCATCGTCCTGGTGTCGGCCCTGGTCGGTCTGCTCCGCGGTTTCGTCCGGGAAGCGCTGAATCTCGCCAGCTGGGTGCTGGCGGTGGTCGCCGCCATCCTGTTCGCGCCGACGCTGGACGCCATGCTGGTCGATACCATCGGCCTCGATCCGGCGCGCATGATCATCGCCTACCTGGCCGTGTTCATCGTGGCGCTGATCATCGGCTCGGTAGCGACCCATTTCATCGCCAACGCGGTGCGGGGATCGCCGTTCTCGGGCCCCGATCGCGCCCTGGGCGGCCTGTTCGGCGGTGCGCGAGGCGTGCTGATGGTGGTGATCGCGGTCGCGGTCGGCGGCATGACGGTCATCGAGCGCGAGTCGTGGTGGCAGGACTCGGCACTGGTCCCGCAATTCGAGCCGCTCGCCGAGTGGACGCGGGCGCAGTTGCCGAGTGAATGGGTGCGGGACATCGCTCCCGACCCGGAACCGGAGCCGGAAGCGGCTTCAACAGCGGAGTAG
- a CDS encoding Mur ligase family protein gives MTATRPAPGWSLEQWLAWLEQGPRGGIVLGLDRVARVLDRLAPAARPTLTVAGTNGKGSCAHFAAQLARACGRRVGLYTSPHLLDFGERIRIDGVPCERTSLIDAFARVEAARGDVMLTYFEFTTLAALCLFDDADVDLRVLEVGLGGRLDAVNAIDADACVITSIGLDHVAELGDSLDGIAREKAGVARPGRAAVLAMPEPPVALREALDGIGARGRPVGVVADDAAGGWRIDGFDTVLPPPAIAGDAVRRNIAAAAIGLTETGMEAASIAAALPGAVAAFLLPGRQQTHGDLILDIAHNVEAAGELAAALGQRHRRWRIVLGMLADKPVEGVAQVLAPLAASWVCAGLPGPRGMTGDMLAGRVAGAGMTDVTAAQDVAEALALARASRADNESILVTGSFLTVAGALRA, from the coding sequence ATGACTGCCACCCGGCCGGCGCCGGGCTGGTCGCTCGAGCAATGGCTGGCCTGGTTGGAGCAGGGCCCGCGCGGTGGCATCGTGCTGGGTCTCGACCGCGTGGCCCGCGTGCTCGATCGACTCGCTCCCGCGGCGCGTCCGACCCTGACCGTTGCCGGCACCAACGGCAAGGGCAGCTGCGCGCATTTCGCGGCTCAGCTCGCGCGCGCCTGCGGCCGTCGGGTGGGGCTCTACACCTCGCCGCACCTGCTCGATTTCGGCGAGCGCATCCGCATCGACGGCGTCCCCTGCGAGCGCACGAGCCTGATCGACGCCTTCGCCCGGGTCGAGGCCGCGCGCGGCGACGTGATGCTGACCTATTTCGAGTTCACCACCCTGGCGGCGCTGTGCCTGTTCGACGACGCCGATGTCGATCTGCGGGTGCTCGAGGTCGGCCTGGGCGGTCGCCTCGACGCGGTCAACGCGATCGACGCCGACGCCTGCGTGATCACCAGCATCGGCCTCGATCACGTGGCCGAACTGGGGGACTCGCTGGACGGCATCGCCCGCGAGAAGGCCGGCGTTGCCCGGCCGGGCCGCGCGGCGGTCCTGGCCATGCCTGAGCCCCCGGTCGCGCTGCGGGAGGCGCTCGACGGCATCGGCGCACGCGGACGACCGGTGGGCGTGGTCGCCGACGATGCCGCCGGCGGCTGGCGGATCGACGGCTTCGATACCGTGCTGCCACCCCCCGCGATCGCCGGTGACGCCGTCCGGCGCAACATCGCGGCGGCCGCGATCGGCCTGACCGAGACGGGCATGGAGGCAGCCTCCATCGCGGCCGCGCTCCCCGGCGCGGTCGCGGCCTTCTTGCTGCCCGGCCGGCAGCAGACCCACGGGGACCTGATCCTCGACATCGCGCACAACGTCGAGGCGGCCGGAGAGCTTGCGGCGGCGCTCGGCCAGCGCCATCGTCGCTGGCGTATCGTGCTGGGCATGCTTGCGGACAAGCCGGTGGAGGGCGTTGCACAGGTGCTGGCACCGCTGGCGGCCAGCTGGGTCTGTGCGGGGCTTCCCGGGCCGCGCGGGATGACCGGCGACATGCTCGCCGGCCGCGTCGCCGGCGCCGGCATGACGGATGTGACCGCAGCGCAGGATGTCGCCGAAGCCCTGGCGCTTGCGCGCGCATCGCGCGCCGACAACGAGTCGATCCTGGTGACGGGCTCCTTCCTCACCGTTGCCGGAGCGCTGCGCGCGTGA
- the purF gene encoding amidophosphoribosyltransferase: MCGIAGIVSANLPVNQDLFDALTVLQHRGQDAAGILTNADGKLYLHKDLGLVRDVFHRDEEMARLQGRMGIAHVRYPTAGESSAAEAQPLYTNMPYGIAFAHNGNLTNTELLKDELFAQDRRHINTDSDSEILLNIFAHELMEQAEGSLRPEHIFAAVAQLHARARGAYACVALVTGYGMVAFRDPFGIRPVILGKREGPDGTDYMVASESVALDALQFEIIGDIAPGEAVVVTHDGRLLRQQCASKPVLSPCLFEYVYLARPDSVLDDVYVYKARLRMGEKLGDKLLRDWGEHDIDVVIPVPESSRTAAAEMAGRLGVKYREGFIKNRYIGRTFIMPGQAMRKKSVRQKLNPIDLEFQGKNVLLVDDSIVRGTTSREIIQMARDAGARKVYFASAAPPVRYPNVYGIDMPTASELVANELSEEGIREALGADRLIFQELDDLKESVNEGNPALQHFDCSVFNGEYVTQDISRDYLDQLELFRSDAAKRQRRDAPGMPIELHNAAHG; the protein is encoded by the coding sequence ATGTGCGGGATTGCGGGCATCGTTTCGGCCAACCTGCCGGTGAATCAGGATCTCTTCGACGCGCTGACCGTGCTTCAGCACCGCGGGCAGGATGCGGCGGGCATCCTGACCAACGCCGACGGCAAGCTCTACCTGCACAAGGACCTCGGGCTCGTGCGCGACGTCTTCCATCGCGACGAGGAGATGGCACGGCTCCAGGGACGGATGGGCATCGCGCACGTGCGCTACCCGACGGCCGGCGAGTCGAGCGCCGCGGAAGCCCAGCCGCTCTACACCAACATGCCCTACGGCATCGCCTTCGCGCACAACGGCAACCTGACCAACACCGAGCTGCTCAAGGACGAGCTGTTCGCGCAGGACCGGCGTCACATCAACACCGATTCGGACTCCGAGATCCTGCTCAACATCTTCGCGCACGAGCTCATGGAGCAGGCCGAGGGCAGCCTGCGCCCCGAGCACATCTTCGCGGCGGTGGCACAGCTGCACGCCCGCGCGCGCGGCGCCTACGCCTGCGTGGCGCTCGTCACGGGCTACGGCATGGTGGCGTTCCGCGATCCCTTCGGCATCCGGCCGGTGATCCTCGGCAAGCGCGAGGGGCCGGACGGCACCGACTACATGGTGGCCTCGGAATCGGTGGCGCTGGACGCGCTGCAGTTCGAGATCATCGGCGACATCGCACCCGGCGAGGCCGTCGTGGTCACGCACGACGGACGGCTTCTGCGGCAGCAGTGCGCATCCAAGCCGGTGCTGTCGCCGTGCCTGTTCGAGTACGTCTATCTCGCGCGCCCCGACTCGGTGCTGGACGATGTCTACGTCTACAAGGCGCGGCTGCGCATGGGCGAGAAGCTCGGCGACAAGCTGCTGCGCGACTGGGGCGAGCACGATATCGATGTCGTCATCCCGGTACCGGAGTCGTCGCGCACGGCGGCGGCGGAGATGGCGGGGCGTCTCGGCGTGAAGTACCGCGAGGGCTTCATCAAGAACCGCTACATCGGCCGCACCTTCATCATGCCCGGCCAGGCCATGCGCAAGAAGAGCGTGCGGCAGAAGCTCAACCCGATCGATCTGGAGTTCCAGGGCAAGAACGTGCTGCTGGTCGACGACTCCATCGTGCGCGGCACGACCTCGCGCGAGATCATCCAGATGGCCCGCGACGCCGGCGCGCGCAAGGTCTACTTCGCGTCGGCCGCGCCCCCGGTGCGGTATCCCAATGTCTACGGCATCGACATGCCGACCGCCTCGGAACTGGTCGCCAACGAACTGTCCGAAGAGGGCATCCGCGAGGCGCTGGGCGCGGACCGGCTGATCTTCCAGGAACTGGACGATCTCAAGGAATCGGTCAACGAGGGCAATCCGGCGCTGCAGCACTTCGACTGCTCGGTGTTCAACGGCGAGTACGTCACCCAGGACATCTCCCGCGACTACCTCGATCAGCTGGAACTGTTCCGCTCGGATGCGGCCAAACGGCAGCGCCGGGACGCCCCCGGCATGCCCATCGAACTGCACAACGCCGCCCATGGCTGA
- a CDS encoding SPOR domain-containing protein encodes MSDEVDKVLMRRLIGAVTVFGAAFLLSLLIPEPGAEREQDGAVVLRLDTPESVRTPGSDGASPAAPEARAARDAPDDRAAPSGPPQAEPREADAPPPRPAPQDEPSVAERTPPGAPDPQPATDPAPAASASSAGEWWVQAASYSDRETADAGQSRARAAGFRTRLRDVQVEGRRYWRLQVGAFGTEAEATRAARRLQDSGFAGARAFHEGSAGR; translated from the coding sequence GTGAGCGACGAGGTCGACAAGGTCCTGATGCGGCGCCTGATCGGTGCGGTGACCGTGTTCGGCGCTGCCTTCCTGCTGTCGCTGCTCATCCCGGAACCGGGGGCGGAACGCGAACAGGACGGCGCCGTCGTGCTGCGTCTGGACACCCCCGAATCGGTCCGGACGCCGGGGTCGGACGGGGCGTCACCGGCGGCGCCGGAGGCGCGGGCGGCGCGCGACGCACCGGACGATCGCGCCGCGCCGTCCGGCCCGCCGCAAGCCGAGCCGCGGGAGGCGGATGCGCCGCCGCCCCGGCCGGCCCCGCAGGACGAGCCGTCGGTTGCGGAGCGGACGCCACCGGGAGCGCCCGACCCGCAGCCCGCGACCGATCCCGCGCCCGCGGCATCCGCGTCGTCGGCGGGGGAGTGGTGGGTCCAGGCAGCGTCCTACAGCGATCGCGAGACCGCCGATGCCGGGCAGTCGCGCGCCCGTGCGGCGGGGTTCCGGACCCGGCTGCGCGACGTGCAGGTGGAGGGTCGGCGCTACTGGCGTTTGCAGGTCGGCGCGTTCGGCACCGAGGCCGAAGCGACCCGCGCTGCCCGGCGACTGCAGGACAGCGGCTTCGCCGGTGCGCGGGCCTTTCACGAGGGGTCGGCGGGCCGATGA
- the trpB gene encoding tryptophan synthase subunit beta encodes MTSNPNSYDYPDNRGHFGPYGGRFVAETLMEPLLELEKAYLSLRDDPDFRAELDRDLALYVGRPSPLYPAERLTRRWGGAEIYLKREDLNHTGAHKINNTVGQALLAKHLGKTRIIAETGAGQHGVASATIAARLGLKCVVYMGAEDVERQSINVYRMKLLGAEVVPVKSGTRTLKDAMNEALRDWVTNVDDTFYVIGTVAGPHPYPLLVRDFNAVVGREVREQTQAAFGALPDALVACVGGGSNAIGLFHPFIGDTDVRMWGVEAGGHGIASGEHAAPLSAGRPGVLHGNRTYIMADDNGQISGTHSISAGLDYPGVGPEHAWLKDSGRVEYVSVDDDEAVAAFHECTRVEGIIPALETSHALAWARRLAPEFGAGKRMVVNLSGRGDKDLYTVARLQGTTLE; translated from the coding sequence ATGACCAGTAATCCGAACAGCTACGACTATCCGGACAACCGCGGGCACTTCGGCCCCTACGGCGGCCGCTTCGTCGCCGAGACGCTGATGGAGCCGCTGCTGGAGCTCGAGAAGGCGTATCTGTCGCTGCGCGACGACCCGGATTTCCGGGCCGAGCTGGACCGCGATCTGGCGCTCTATGTCGGCCGCCCCTCGCCGCTGTATCCGGCAGAGCGCCTGACCCGGCGCTGGGGCGGCGCCGAGATCTACCTGAAGCGCGAGGACCTGAATCACACCGGCGCGCACAAGATCAACAACACCGTCGGTCAGGCGCTGCTGGCCAAGCACCTCGGCAAGACCCGCATCATCGCCGAGACCGGTGCCGGCCAGCACGGCGTGGCGAGCGCGACGATCGCTGCGCGGCTGGGCCTGAAGTGCGTGGTCTACATGGGCGCCGAGGATGTCGAGCGCCAGTCGATCAACGTCTACCGCATGAAGCTGCTCGGTGCCGAGGTGGTACCGGTGAAGAGCGGGACGCGCACCCTCAAGGACGCCATGAACGAGGCGCTGCGCGACTGGGTGACCAACGTCGACGATACCTTCTACGTCATCGGCACCGTGGCCGGTCCGCATCCGTACCCGCTGCTGGTGCGCGACTTCAATGCGGTGGTGGGCCGGGAAGTGCGCGAGCAGACGCAGGCGGCCTTCGGTGCGCTCCCCGACGCGCTGGTGGCCTGCGTGGGCGGCGGCTCCAACGCCATCGGCCTGTTCCACCCCTTCATCGGCGACACCGATGTGCGCATGTGGGGCGTCGAGGCCGGTGGCCACGGCATCGCCAGCGGCGAGCACGCGGCGCCGCTCTCGGCCGGCCGGCCGGGCGTGCTGCACGGCAACCGCACCTACATCATGGCCGACGATAACGGGCAGATCAGCGGCACGCATTCGATATCGGCCGGGCTCGATTATCCCGGCGTCGGGCCCGAGCACGCCTGGCTGAAGGACAGCGGCCGCGTCGAGTACGTCAGCGTCGACGACGACGAGGCGGTGGCGGCGTTCCATGAATGCACCCGTGTAGAGGGCATCATTCCGGCGCTGGAGACCTCGCACGCGCTGGCCTGGGCGCGTCGCCTGGCGCCGGAGTTCGGTGCCGGCAAGCGCATGGTGGTGAACCTGTCCGGACGCGGCGACAAGGATCTCTACACCGTCGCCAGACTGCAGGGGACGACGCTCGAATAG
- a CDS encoding phosphoribosylanthranilate isomerase: protein MSHRTRVKICGVTRREDALHAARCGADAVGVVFVPASPRAIGVDEAVALRGALPPFVQLVALFMDSDRDAVSAVCERVAPDLLQFHGSEDAAFCTAFGLRYIKAVAAADGTDLEAASRAHPSAAGLLIDGHGTGEMGGSGQRVTPGALSGASTLPLVLAGGLAPGNVADAVRQFRPWAVDVSSGVESAPGEKDPRKVAAFIEEVGKGDDQ, encoded by the coding sequence ATGAGCCATCGCACGCGTGTCAAGATCTGCGGCGTGACGCGGCGCGAGGACGCGCTGCACGCGGCCCGTTGCGGCGCCGACGCGGTCGGCGTCGTGTTCGTGCCGGCGTCGCCGCGCGCCATCGGCGTCGACGAAGCGGTGGCCCTGCGCGGGGCGCTGCCGCCCTTCGTGCAGCTGGTGGCGCTGTTCATGGACAGCGATCGCGACGCGGTATCGGCGGTCTGCGAGCGCGTCGCGCCCGATCTGCTGCAGTTTCACGGCAGCGAGGACGCGGCCTTCTGCACCGCGTTCGGGTTGCGCTACATCAAGGCCGTTGCGGCGGCCGACGGCACCGATCTCGAGGCGGCCTCGCGGGCGCACCCGAGCGCAGCGGGGCTGCTGATCGACGGCCACGGCACCGGCGAGATGGGCGGGAGCGGCCAGCGGGTGACGCCCGGCGCGCTCAGCGGGGCGAGCACGCTGCCGCTGGTGCTCGCGGGCGGTCTCGCGCCCGGCAACGTGGCCGATGCAGTGCGTCAGTTCCGCCCCTGGGCGGTGGACGTATCGAGCGGTGTCGAGTCGGCACCGGGCGAGAAGGATCCCCGCAAGGTGGCGGCATTCATTGAAGAGGTGGGCAAGGGCGATGACCAGTAA
- the accD gene encoding acetyl-CoA carboxylase, carboxyltransferase subunit beta — translation MNWLDKILPSRIDTSETERKKSVPEGLWTKCEDCQSVLYRAELERTLQVCPKCGAHRRINARARIAHFLDADAEQHEIGTDIKPTDPLRFRDTKKYRDRLAEAQKKTGEDDALVVVRGALQGMPVVAAAFEFSFLGGSMGSVVGERFARGVQRAVDDGVPMICFTATGGARMQEALFSLLQMAKTSAALARMADRGLPYVSVMTHPTTGGVSASLAMLGDINLAEPGALIGFAGPRVIEQTVRQTLPEGFQRSEFLLEHGAIDAIVDRRDMRARVHRMLALLTHAPPQAA, via the coding sequence TTGAACTGGCTCGACAAGATCCTGCCCTCGCGCATCGATACCAGTGAAACCGAGCGCAAGAAGAGCGTTCCGGAAGGGCTCTGGACGAAGTGCGAGGATTGCCAATCGGTGCTCTATCGCGCCGAGCTCGAGCGCACGCTCCAGGTCTGCCCGAAGTGCGGCGCGCACCGCCGCATCAACGCGCGTGCCCGCATCGCGCATTTCCTCGACGCGGACGCCGAGCAGCACGAGATCGGCACCGACATCAAGCCCACCGACCCTCTGCGTTTCCGCGACACCAAGAAGTATCGCGACCGGCTCGCCGAAGCGCAGAAGAAGACCGGCGAGGACGATGCGCTGGTGGTCGTGCGCGGCGCGCTCCAGGGCATGCCGGTGGTCGCGGCCGCCTTCGAGTTCTCCTTCCTGGGGGGCAGCATGGGCAGCGTCGTCGGCGAGCGCTTCGCACGCGGCGTGCAGCGCGCGGTCGACGACGGCGTCCCGATGATCTGCTTCACCGCCACCGGCGGCGCGCGCATGCAGGAGGCGCTGTTCTCGCTGCTGCAGATGGCGAAGACCTCGGCGGCGCTCGCGCGCATGGCCGACCGCGGATTGCCGTACGTGTCGGTGATGACCCATCCCACCACCGGCGGCGTGTCCGCCAGCCTCGCCATGCTGGGCGACATCAATCTCGCCGAGCCGGGCGCGCTGATCGGGTTCGCCGGCCCGCGCGTGATCGAGCAGACGGTGCGCCAGACCCTGCCGGAAGGGTTCCAGCGTTCCGAGTTCCTGCTGGAGCACGGTGCCATCGACGCCATCGTCGACCGGCGCGACATGCGCGCCCGCGTCCACCGCATGCTCGCGTTGCTGACGCACGCGCCGCCGCAGGCGGCCTGA